The following is a genomic window from Kineosporiaceae bacterium.
ACGTGCCCCTTGGCGGCGACCGTCGCCATCACGTTGACCGCCGTGCCCTCGGTGACACCGACGAGGAACTCCGAGGCCCGGCGAGCATCCTGTTCGGTCCACTCGATGGGGATCACCCCGTGGTGGTCCGCCAGGAAGCTGAAGATCGTGTCGTACATCTCGGCGCTGTCGGGCAGGTCGAGGGTGATGTTCATCCCCAGACGTTGCAGGCCGGACCACAAGGGGCCGTCGACGATGAGCACCACGCTGCCGGAGTTCGTGTCGGCGAGGCGAGCCAGCTCGGCCATGTGACGGCTCACCGAGGAGTCGTCGTGGACGTCGTCGGGCTCGACGAACACGATCGTCGATTGTGGTCGGTTCGAGAACTGCGTGGCCGCGAACTCCATCGCCCCCGTGAAGGACCGGTCGTCGGTGACCGGGGTGTTGGTTCGCAGGTCACGCAATCCGGTGGCGCGGGTGTAGGTCCAATAGCCCTGATTGGCTCGCTTGGACTGCGCCGCTGCCTCCTTGACGAGTCGAATCGCGCGCGGGGCTCGATCGAGCGCAGCGAGATGATCGGCACCCGGGCGGCCAGGTAGTTCTCCAGGTCCGCCAAGGAGTCGGCGTAGTTCGACACGTGAGGTCCTTCCGGTGCAGCAGCAGCCGTTCGACACGAACGGTCAGTCTCGGTCGAAGGTGAGTCGTCGTCGCGATGTCGCTCCCGGGTCGGTGGCCCAGGGGATGACGGGTGAGGCGTCGGTGGCCGCTGGGGGAGCCGAGGTGGCCGACGGGTCCTGCAGGAGGACGGCGGTGAGGGCATTGGTGCGCAGGGTCGCGAGCCTGGCCTCGGCCCTCCGGGGATCGACGCCGGCCCGGCGCGCATCGTCGACCTGCTGTTCGAGCAGGGTCTGCGCCGCACGAATCTCGCGGTCCACCGAGTCCACCAGCTGGTGGCCCAGCTCGGTCGGCAGCCCTGGGTGTGTCGCCAGGGTCCTGATCGTGCGCAGGCCGATGCGGGCGGAGGTGAGAGCCCGCCCCACCTCGAACTCATCGCGGGCCTCGGAGATACCTCGGTCGAGGCCCTGGCCCCAGAGGCGGAGGCGAGCCCCCACCGCCTCGCCGAGGCGCCGCCCCAGACGCTCCCAGCCATCGGGGGGAAGATCCTCCGCCTTCAGTGCGGGCAGCGACGAGGAATCGACGTCCTCGCCGGCCGCGAACCGTTCGAGGTGGTCCACCCAGGTGCCGTAGATCCCACCGTTGCCCCACACCGGGTCAGCGGCTGGTGCCGGGGCGCCGGACGACCAACTCGCCGGGGGGCAACGGCTCCCAGCTCGGCAACTTGTCCACCATCTGGCGCACCCGGGCCGTGGCTCGTTCGGCCTTCACGGTGGTCTGCCGAGCCCAGGGATCGCCTCGACGGCAGGGCTGGCGGCAGGGCTGGTGGTGGGGCCGACCGGTGGGGCGGCCGGAGCGGCGGCTTCAGGGCCGGCCGGAGGTGTGGAGTTCGTATCGGGGGTCATGGTCATTCGTCGCATCCTTCGTCTGGTTCGCGGCTCAGGCCACGACGCGGCCGTCGAAGTCGGACCGTCCGTGCGCGAACGTCGCGAGCGAGGCGATCAGTTGGCGCGTCTGTGGTTCGCAGGAATCGGCCTGGGTATACCGCGAGGACCAATCGGTGAGTTCGGCGCCGGCCCCCCGCAGCTCGGCGACCGATTGTTGCTTGGCTTGCATGATGGTGTTCGTGGCCTGCCGCTGAGCCTCGAGGGCCTTGGTGTGGCGGCGGTAGATGATGAACCCCCACACCCCTCCCACGATCGCCGCGACGATGAGGGCGGCACCGGGGCTCGCCCCGACCAACAGGACGAACAACAGGCCGGCAACGGCCGCCGGCAGGATCGCCGCCCGTTGCCAGTTGAAGGCGAAGCTGTCGATGTAGGGCTTGGCGTGCAGGTCCCAGTGGGCACCGAGATCCTGTTCGAGCTGGTCCATCTGCGTCGTGAAGGACCCCTTCCACAACGGCAGGTTGAAGACCTTCGACGCGATGGTGTGCTGGTAGTCGAGGTGTGCCTCGACATCGCTGGGCAGCGCGGAGCGGTACCCGAAGGTGAATCTGTTGTGAGCTTCGGTGAACCACTCCTGGCAGGCGCCCACCGCCATGCGCTGGGTGGCCCGCGACACCCCGATGTGCTCGGGCCGCAGTGCCGACGTCGACTGGATGGTGAGGTAGTCGAGGGTCTCCTCCAAGCCTGCGGATTCGGCATCGGCCGTCACCTTGGCCCGGGTCAGGTCACCACCGTGATCGATGACTGCTCGATTGAAGGCGAGCTCGCGGCGCAGCGGCAGCTCGTCGGTGTCGTACTCCTGCACCAGCCGGTCGAGGATGTCGTCGACAGCATCCTCGAGCCGAACGTTGACGGGAATCTCCTCGGAGGCCATGGCGCCGTACTTGTCGAGCAGCGCCCGCTGCGCCTGGGCACCGCTCAGCGCGGTGCGCAGCACCGGCCATTGCGGCGAGATCTTGGCCAGCCGGGGATAGGCCGACGTCTCGACGACGGGGGTGCGCTCCTCGCACTCGGCGATCCAGCGCTTGACCTGGGCGTCGTTGACCTCGGCGTCGTGGGCGAGGGCAGCTCGCCATCCCTCCAGGGTCTCGGCGACCAACTCGCGGCCCGCCGGACCGAATGCGCCCTGCGAGATCGACTCCAGGATGACGGCGAAGTCGCGACCGAGCGAGGTCGGATCGAGGCCCCGGAGGTAGTGGCGCAGCCAGCGCACCGCCGCCTCCTGACGGCCCTGCCGGCGCAGGACGAGCGCAAAGAACAACGACGCCTTGTCCGGCGAGCGCCGAAAGGCCTCCTCGACCGCTCGGTTGCACAGGTCCTGGTTGTCTGCTGCCCACGCCGCGAGCGCGACCAGGACCGGGGCGAGCCAGTAGCGCGGAGTCTGGATCATGAGCTGTTCACCGATGTCGCGCACGGTGTCCTCGCTGACCAGACCGGTGTCGAATTGCTGGAGAACCCCGATGGCACTGCGCCGGACGATCTTGTGGTGGCCGAACTTGTGCTCCACCTCGTCGTGCAGGCCCACGATCTTGGTCTCTGCTCGCTGGATGTTCGCGATGCGTTCGGCCTGCGCCACGAATTGCTCGAAGTCGAGACGAAGTTGTCCCAGCTCAGAGCGTGTCAAGGCCGTCTCTTGGCCCACGTGCATCACGTGGCCACCGACAACGGTGATCTCGCTGCTGAGGTCGGAGATCTGGTTCTGGATTCGCCCGAGTACGCGGTTCAGCGAACTGACGTCGAGTTCAGCCAAGGTGTTCTCCGTGGGTTTGATGGATCCGTGATGGGCACGATCGGGCAATTCCGGTCAGGGAGGTGTCGTGACGACCGGAGTGCCGTCGTCCATGATGGGTACCAGCAGTCCGCTGCCGTAGACCTCGATAAACGCGTATGTCCCTGATCTGACCAGCATTCGAGCACCATCGAACGGCTCGGGCATGGCCTGCGTGGGCGAGAAGTGGTCGAGGATGTTGTGCAGCAGATCCATGCGGTGATCCACATAGGGCGGTCCGAGGTAACACTTCGACACCAGGCCCAGCGGAATGTCTCCGTACTCGACGGTGTACTGGTTTCGGATCCACCGAACGAGTTCGTCGCGCGTCGCCGGATCGAGTCCCGCGTCGAGTCGGTGAATCGCTTCCAGAAGCCCCGCCTGCCGACTCGGACGCAGATTCCGTAGGGATGTCGTCCCGGTCCCACCGAATGTGCGCACCGAGGGCGTCGCAGATGACAAACCGACGTCGACGCGTCGCCGTTGGGAGAAGTCCATGCATCGCCCCCTGTGGTCTGCATCCCCGACCGCCCCACCGAACATTAACCTCGCCACCGTGGGTCGGGCGGGGTCAATGACGAAATCAGGGAAACAGCCGATGTCACCCGGTGCATGATTCGTTGACGCCGAAGGTGATCGGGCTGCTCGGCTCCGGTACGCGCCGCTCACCTTGCAGCCCGAGGGTGATGTCGCAGAGTGGTCCTCGACGAGCGAGAGCCGATCGGGGAGGACTCGTGGGAACACCGGACCGGATGACGGCTGCACCGGTGCAGCGGGCGGCCCGTGCTGCCTACCCCCGGGACGTCGCGGCGACCGCCCTGGTGCTGGCCGGTGCTGCGGCGGCGTGGTTCAGCTGGTCGAGCGCCGATGTGGGCGGGCGATGGCCGCTGGCGGCCGGGGTCGCCGCGGTCGTCTCGGTGGCTGTGGCGCTGGCGGCCGTCGTCCGCGTGCGCCGCACCCGAGCGTCGGGTTCGGTGATGGCGGACGCCGCAACCCGGCGCCGTTACGGCCTGGTGGTCGGCACCGAGGTGGTGCTGATCCTGGTCGGGGCGTTCGTGCTGTCCCGGGTGAACCGGCCGGGGCAGCTCGCCCCGTGGATCCTGCTGGTCGTGGCCGTTCACTTCCTCCCGCTCGCGCGGCTGTTCCGGGTACGACCACTGGCCCTGTGCGGCACCGTCCTGATCGTGGTGGCGCTGGTCGCCATGGTGGGCGAGGCCACCGGCGCGATGGTGGGGACGGCGGTGGCCGGCGGCGCGGGCGGTGCGGTCATGCTCGGAACGGCGCTGGTGTGCCTGGCGCAGGACCGCGTGCGATGACCTTTGAATAGTGTTGAGTAGTGTTGAGTACGGTCGGACGATGCACATCCGGCCGTTCGCCGTGGCGGTACCCGATGAGGTTCTGGACGATCTCCGAGACCGCATCCGACGCACCCGCTGGCCGGACCCGGCACCGGGGCAGCCGTGGAGCCAGGGCGTCGACCTGGACTACCTGCGGGATCTGCTGGCCTACTGGGCCGACGGCTATGACTGGCGGGAGCACGAGCGCCGGCTCAACCGCTTCGAGCACCGGATGGCCGAGGTGGACGGCGTCCGTCTGCACTTCGTGCACCATCGCGGATCCGGCGATGGGCCGCCGCTGGTGCTCACTCACGGCTGGCCGAGCACCTTCGTGGAGCTGCTCGGGCTGATCGACCGCCTCGGTGACCGGTTCGACCTCGTCGTCCCGTCGCTGCCGGGGTATGCCTTCTCGCAGCGCCCGGCGCAGGTCGGTGTCGACCGGGCGTACGTGGCCCGGTTGTGGCACGGACTGATGCAGGGGCTCGGATACGAGCGCTACGGCGCGCACGGCGGGGACTTCGGCGCCGGCGTGGCCACCCACATGGCGTTGGCGCACCCTGATCGGATGGTCGGCATCCATCTGAGTACGTTCGAGATGTGGCCGTACACCGGTCCGGGTTCGCCACCGCTGTCGCCCGAGGAGCAGGCGTATGTCGACCACGTCGCCCGGTGGGATGAGACCGAACGCGGCTACAGCGCCGTCCAGTCCACGCGACCGCAGACCCTGGGGTACGCGCTGAACGATTCGCCCGCCGGGCTGGCCGCCTGGGTGGTGGACAAATGGCGTTCCTGGTCGGACAGCGCCGGCGACCTCGACGCCCGGTTCGGCCGCGATGCCCTGCTGACGATGCTGACCCTCTGGTGGGCTTCGGGTTCGATCACGACCTCGATGCGGGATTACGTCGACAACCGGTGGCACACCGCGCCACTCGGGCCGGCCGATGTCGTGCAGGTGCCGACCGCGATGGCGGTGTTCGCCCACGAATTCGTGCCCGAGGGAAAACCGCCCCGCTCGTGGTACGAACGGCTGTACCGCATCGAGCGGTGGACGGAATTCCCCCGCGGCGGCCATTTCGCGGCTGCCGAGGAGCCGGACCTGCTCGCTGGTGACATCGCCGCCTTCTTCGCCGGCCAGGGGTGAGGGGTCAGACGAATCCCTCGTCGACCAGAACGGTGCCCGCGACGGTGATGACGTGGGCCTGCCCCGATCCGCCGACGACGCGGCTCCAGCTCTCGACGTCCAGGTAGTTCCTCATCAGGGCGATCGAGAAGCCGCCGTACATGCCGGGCACGGGGAACCACGCACGGGTGCCCGACTCGTGTTCGGTCAGCATCCCGGTCGGGAACGGTCGGAGCTCGGTCGTCAGCTGCGGACGGATCCGCTGCTCGACGAGGTCGTTCAGGTGCCGATCGAGGACGGCGAGTACGTCCTCGTCGGCGGGGTTGCGTCGGGCAGGTTCCAGCAGCGGCAGCAGCGCCTCGTGCCCGGCCGCCGCGGCGATGTCGCGTGCGGTGCGTCCGTCGGCGGTGTGCAGTGTGCGGGAGGCACCCAGGGCGATCAGCTCGTCGACGACGCTCGCCGGTGCACCGTGCCAGGCCGCTTGGTGCAGGGGCGTGAACCAGGACCGCCCGGCGACCCGCCAGTGGTCCGGCTGGAGCACGCCGGCAGAATCGCGCAACAGGCCCAGGACCTGATCCCAGCGAGCGGTGCGCGCGGCGTCCGCGAGGGCGTCCCGCGCGCGGACGACGGCGGGCTTGTACTCGTTCGGGCTCAGGACGCCGTCCCAGGTCGGCCCTCGACGGCTCGCCGACTCGGCCGGGTCGTGCACGGCCGGTTCCTTCGCGGACGGCGGCTTCTCGGACACGAGCCTCACGGTAGCCGTCAGTCGCGCAGCCGCCCCAGGATGCGGGTCAGGTGAGCGCGATCGGTGGCCGACAGGACGGCGAAGAAGGTCTCGGCCTGGACGGCGCGCGCCTGGGCGATGGCCTCGGCGACCCGGGTGCCCTCGTCGGTCAGGCGCACCAGGACGGCGCGGCGGTCGTGCGGGTCGGACCGGCGTTCGACGAGCCCGCGATCGACCAGATCGTCGACCAGGTCGGTGACCGATCGGGCAACCACGTGCAGGTGGTCGGCCAGTTCGCCGGAGCGTAGCTCGCCATGGCGGGCCAGCACCGCCAGTGCACGGGCGTGCGAGGGGGTGATGTCCCACGGGGCGACGGCATCGCGGGACAGGTGGCGCAGTCGCCGGGCGACCATCCAGAACGACTCCGCCAGATTCTGCTCCGGCGGGCTCGGAGGCTGCGAGGTGTCGGGCACGCGAACACCCTAACACCGGTCGTGCTACGGCGTGCTACGCTCACTGCATGGAGGTTGTCAGTCAGCGCGAGATGCGCAACAACTCGGGCGAACTGCTGCGGCGGGTCGCCGAAGGGGAATCGGTGCTGGTCACCAACAACGGCGTTCCGGCGGCGGTCCTGGTGCCGGCCGGAGCGGATGTCCAGTCGCGGCTGGCGGCATCGGGCCGGCTGAAGGTCGGAACGGGGCTGGACCTGGGCAAGCTGCCGGCACCCGTGCCCGCTGCCATGTCCAGTGAGGAACTGCTCGCCGAGGACCGCGGGCGGTGACCTACGCCGACACCTCCGCCCTGGTCAAACTGCTGATTGCCGAGGCGGAGACATCGGCGGTGGCCGAGTATCTGGCGTCGGCGCCCGACCGGACGACGTCGAGTGAACTGACGATCGCCGAGTTGACCCGCACCGTGGCTCGCGCCGGAGCAGATGCGGCCGCTGCCGGCCTGTTGCTGCGTCAGCTGGACCTGTTGGCGGTGGACGAGGCGGGGCTCTGGCGTGCGGGGAGGTTGCCGTCGCCGCCGGGCACCTTCCTACGAACCGCCGACGCCATCCATCTCGTGGCGGCCATGGAGTTGGGCGAGAGCGACTTTCTGACCTACGACCGCCGGCAAGCACAGGCGGCGGCCGAGCGTGGGTTCACGGTTGTGGCCCCGGGGCGTCCGGCCGGCTGGTACTCGGCGTGACGAGCTGATCGCTCGGGGCGCAGGAATACGGCGACGGTCGATCCTGTTGCAGCCTCATAGTGAGGCAACCTCAGTATCACCACGCGGCCCTCAGCCACCGTCGAGAGGATCATCCATGGATGACCACCCACAGAACCGTCCCCGAGGTCGGGGGAGCTCCGTCACCGTCACCCCCGCCGAGAAGACGCAGGCCCGCGAGGTCTCGTTGCGCCGCATCGGCCGGCTC
Proteins encoded in this region:
- a CDS encoding type II toxin-antitoxin system prevent-host-death family antitoxin, which translates into the protein MEVVSQREMRNNSGELLRRVAEGESVLVTNNGVPAAVLVPAGADVQSRLAASGRLKVGTGLDLGKLPAPVPAAMSSEELLAEDRGR
- a CDS encoding ankyrin repeat domain-containing protein; the protein is MHDPAESASRRGPTWDGVLSPNEYKPAVVRARDALADAARTARWDQVLGLLRDSAGVLQPDHWRVAGRSWFTPLHQAAWHGAPASVVDELIALGASRTLHTADGRTARDIAAAAGHEALLPLLEPARRNPADEDVLAVLDRHLNDLVEQRIRPQLTTELRPFPTGMLTEHESGTRAWFPVPGMYGGFSIALMRNYLDVESWSRVVGGSGQAHVITVAGTVLVDEGFV
- a CDS encoding MarR family transcriptional regulator yields the protein MVARRLRHLSRDAVAPWDITPSHARALAVLARHGELRSGELADHLHVVARSVTDLVDDLVDRGLVERRSDPHDRRAVLVRLTDEGTRVAEAIAQARAVQAETFFAVLSATDRAHLTRILGRLRD
- a CDS encoding type II toxin-antitoxin system VapC family toxin produces the protein MTYADTSALVKLLIAEAETSAVAEYLASAPDRTTSSELTIAELTRTVARAGADAAAAGLLLRQLDLLAVDEAGLWRAGRLPSPPGTFLRTADAIHLVAAMELGESDFLTYDRRQAQAAAERGFTVVAPGRPAGWYSA
- a CDS encoding epoxide hydrolase; protein product: MHIRPFAVAVPDEVLDDLRDRIRRTRWPDPAPGQPWSQGVDLDYLRDLLAYWADGYDWREHERRLNRFEHRMAEVDGVRLHFVHHRGSGDGPPLVLTHGWPSTFVELLGLIDRLGDRFDLVVPSLPGYAFSQRPAQVGVDRAYVARLWHGLMQGLGYERYGAHGGDFGAGVATHMALAHPDRMVGIHLSTFEMWPYTGPGSPPLSPEEQAYVDHVARWDETERGYSAVQSTRPQTLGYALNDSPAGLAAWVVDKWRSWSDSAGDLDARFGRDALLTMLTLWWASGSITTSMRDYVDNRWHTAPLGPADVVQVPTAMAVFAHEFVPEGKPPRSWYERLYRIERWTEFPRGGHFAAAEEPDLLAGDIAAFFAGQG